From Dehalobacter sp. 12DCB1, a single genomic window includes:
- the nuoE gene encoding NADH-quinone oxidoreductase subunit NuoE: MSNKVKNCQCCCSEETDQQKLDMIAEVIEKYKNREGSLIQVLHMAQNIYGYLPLEIQRFIAESMNMPLSEVSGVVTFYSFFSTQPRGKHIIRVCLGTACYVRGGKKIIDRLEQILDIEIGGTTKDRLFTFEVARCIGACGLAPAMMIDDVVYKQVNPDKLDSILNKYRN, translated from the coding sequence ATGAGCAACAAAGTTAAAAATTGTCAATGCTGCTGTAGTGAAGAAACTGACCAGCAAAAATTGGACATGATTGCTGAAGTGATCGAAAAATACAAGAATAGAGAAGGAAGTCTGATTCAAGTACTTCATATGGCTCAGAATATTTATGGATATTTGCCTCTGGAAATCCAGAGATTTATTGCAGAAAGCATGAACATGCCTCTGTCGGAGGTATCGGGCGTTGTTACTTTTTACTCTTTCTTTTCGACCCAGCCCAGAGGAAAGCACATTATCCGTGTTTGCCTTGGAACGGCTTGCTATGTCAGGGGTGGCAAGAAAATTATTGACCGTCTGGAACAGATTCTCGATATAGAAATTGGCGGAACAACGAAAGACAGGCTCTTCACTTTTGAGGTAGCCCGTTGTATCGGTGCCTGTGGACTGGCTCCAGCGATGATGATCGACGATGTTGTGTATAAGCAGGTTAACCCGGATAAGCTTGATAGTATCCTGAACAAATATAGAAATTAA
- the nuoF gene encoding NADH-quinone oxidoreductase subunit NuoF encodes MKINRVADLDQIKKEYSEQLSKYNYQILVCGGAGCVSSNCGEVSAALVKYLEEYELQDKVAVSETGCMGTCAVGPVLLILPDETFYTDVNPEKMAEIVKSHIINGTVLEKYTFYDQTLGKHVPNIKDIDFFKDQVKIALRNCGQIEYASIDAYIAKDGYYSIAKAVNSMKQQDVVDEVKKSGIRGRGGAGFPTGIKWEAGMKSTSDQKFMVCNADEGDPGAFMDRSVIEGDPHSVIEGMMLGGYAIGASMGYVYIRAEYPIAVERLGAAIEEARQCGLLGTKLFGSDFEFNLEIRIGAGAFVCGEETSLMASIEGKRGEPKQKPPFPFERGLFGKPTIINNVETLACIPPIILKGSDWYAQFGTEKSKGTKVFALAGDIVNTGIVEVPMGMSLGNILFNIGGGIPGGKNFKAAQAGGPSGGCITKEYLNTPMDYENISKIGAIMGSGGLVVMNEDTCMVDTARYFMDFIQDESCGKCVPCRVGTKRMLEILERITKGEGQEGDIELLEELGAQIKETAMCGLGQTAPNPVLSTIRYFRDEYEEHIKNKYCRAGVCSDLFLSPCENACPASVNVPGYMGLISAGRYIDAYNLIRQENPFPAICGRICTHPCESKCRRAQLDEAISISDLKRFVADYAFKHEEESTKDIVFPKNGKSVGIIGAGPSGLTCGYYLARLGYEVDIYEAAPVAGGLLAFGIPEYRLPKDVLKHEIKLIEQVGVKIHLNTEVGNDVSFAGLRKKHHSIYIATGTQLSNKINIPGEDLEGVVHGLNFLRNVNLGQDVKIGETVAIIGGGNTAIDAARTALRLGAKKVNVLYRRTIQDMPADAREICDMIEEGIEILPLVAPTRFIGKDKIEAIECVRMKVSGFDSAGRRKPKIEEESNFTLKVDMVIPAVSQSSDLPFVGMDDVELTEWGTFITDKDTLMTTMDGVFAGGDVARGSDVAITAIADGKKAASSIDLYLGGKGVLNKGEAIAIPAPADQDELVEHARFPMEVLDPEKRKDCFCEVVQGYHKLNAIAESMRCLRCDRR; translated from the coding sequence ATGAAAATCAATCGTGTTGCTGATTTGGATCAAATTAAAAAGGAATACAGTGAACAACTGTCCAAGTATAATTATCAAATCCTTGTATGCGGAGGCGCAGGTTGTGTATCCTCCAACTGCGGTGAAGTATCCGCTGCGCTTGTGAAATATCTGGAAGAATACGAGCTTCAGGATAAGGTTGCAGTTAGTGAGACAGGCTGTATGGGGACTTGTGCTGTCGGTCCTGTCCTTCTTATTCTACCTGATGAAACTTTTTATACGGATGTTAATCCCGAAAAAATGGCCGAGATCGTAAAATCCCACATTATCAACGGTACGGTGCTGGAAAAGTATACATTTTACGATCAAACGCTTGGCAAACACGTTCCCAATATTAAGGATATCGATTTTTTCAAAGACCAGGTCAAAATAGCGCTCAGAAACTGCGGTCAGATCGAATACGCTTCGATTGACGCTTATATTGCCAAAGACGGCTATTATTCGATTGCCAAAGCCGTGAACAGCATGAAGCAGCAGGATGTTGTCGATGAAGTTAAAAAGTCCGGCATCAGGGGCCGCGGCGGTGCCGGGTTCCCGACAGGTATCAAATGGGAAGCTGGAATGAAATCAACGAGCGATCAGAAATTCATGGTCTGCAATGCTGACGAAGGAGACCCTGGTGCGTTCATGGACAGAAGCGTCATCGAAGGTGACCCGCACAGTGTCATTGAAGGGATGATGCTCGGTGGTTATGCGATTGGTGCAAGCATGGGCTATGTCTATATCCGGGCGGAGTATCCGATTGCTGTTGAACGTCTAGGTGCCGCGATTGAAGAAGCCCGCCAGTGCGGCCTGCTCGGAACGAAACTGTTTGGTTCAGATTTCGAGTTTAACCTGGAAATCCGTATTGGCGCAGGCGCTTTTGTCTGCGGTGAAGAAACATCTCTGATGGCTTCGATCGAAGGCAAACGCGGAGAACCCAAACAAAAACCGCCGTTCCCGTTTGAACGCGGCTTGTTTGGTAAACCGACCATTATCAACAACGTAGAAACCCTTGCCTGCATTCCTCCGATCATTCTGAAGGGTTCGGACTGGTATGCGCAGTTTGGCACCGAAAAGAGCAAAGGCACCAAGGTCTTCGCGCTGGCCGGAGATATCGTCAATACCGGTATCGTCGAAGTCCCGATGGGCATGAGCCTCGGCAATATTCTGTTTAATATCGGCGGAGGCATTCCCGGAGGCAAAAACTTTAAGGCTGCCCAGGCCGGCGGCCCTTCCGGCGGCTGTATCACAAAAGAATATCTGAATACGCCGATGGATTATGAAAATATCAGCAAAATCGGTGCCATTATGGGATCCGGCGGACTGGTCGTGATGAATGAGGATACCTGTATGGTCGATACCGCCAGGTACTTCATGGATTTCATCCAGGATGAGTCCTGCGGAAAATGCGTTCCGTGCCGTGTCGGAACCAAGAGAATGCTCGAGATCCTGGAACGCATTACCAAGGGAGAAGGCCAGGAAGGCGATATCGAGCTTCTTGAAGAGCTCGGCGCTCAGATCAAAGAAACCGCCATGTGCGGCTTGGGCCAGACGGCTCCAAATCCAGTTTTGAGCACCATCCGGTATTTCCGTGACGAATACGAAGAGCATATCAAGAACAAATACTGCCGTGCCGGCGTATGTTCGGACCTGTTCCTTTCGCCGTGTGAGAATGCCTGCCCGGCAAGCGTCAATGTACCCGGATATATGGGTTTGATCTCGGCAGGAAGATATATCGATGCTTACAACCTTATCAGACAGGAAAATCCGTTTCCGGCTATTTGCGGAAGAATTTGCACGCACCCGTGCGAAAGCAAATGCCGCAGGGCGCAGCTGGACGAAGCGATCTCGATTTCCGATCTGAAACGGTTCGTGGCGGATTATGCGTTCAAGCATGAAGAAGAATCCACGAAAGACATTGTCTTCCCGAAAAACGGCAAGAGCGTCGGCATTATTGGCGCAGGTCCTTCAGGCTTGACTTGCGGCTATTACCTGGCAAGACTCGGCTATGAGGTCGATATTTATGAAGCAGCGCCTGTGGCCGGAGGCCTACTTGCATTTGGTATTCCGGAATACAGGCTGCCCAAAGACGTGCTCAAGCATGAAATCAAACTGATTGAGCAAGTCGGCGTCAAGATCCATCTGAATACCGAAGTAGGCAATGACGTCAGTTTCGCCGGGCTGCGCAAAAAACATCATTCCATTTATATTGCAACAGGAACCCAGCTGTCCAACAAGATCAATATCCCGGGCGAAGACCTCGAGGGGGTTGTTCACGGCTTGAATTTCCTGCGCAATGTGAACCTCGGACAGGATGTCAAGATCGGTGAAACCGTGGCAATTATCGGCGGCGGCAATACTGCGATTGATGCAGCCAGAACGGCTTTAAGGTTAGGCGCTAAGAAAGTCAATGTTTTGTATAGAAGAACGATTCAAGATATGCCTGCTGATGCCAGAGAAATCTGCGATATGATTGAAGAAGGCATTGAGATACTTCCGCTGGTTGCCCCGACCCGTTTTATTGGCAAAGACAAAATCGAAGCAATTGAATGCGTCAGAATGAAGGTGAGCGGCTTTGATTCTGCCGGCAGAAGAAAACCAAAAATTGAAGAAGAGTCCAATTTCACCCTGAAGGTCGATATGGTCATCCCGGCGGTCAGCCAGTCTTCGGATCTGCCGTTTGTCGGAATGGATGATGTTGAATTAACAGAGTGGGGAACTTTTATTACGGATAAAGACACCTTGATGACCACGATGGATGGCGTATTTGCCGGCGGTGACGTTGCCAGAGGCTCCGATGTCGCGATCACGGCCATTGCTGACGGTAAGAAGGCGGCATCTTCCATTGACCTCTACCTGGGCGGCAAAGGCGTACTAAACAAAGGCGAAGCAATTGCAATTCCTGCACCGGCCGATCAGGACGAACTTGTCGAGCATGCCAGATTTCCAATGGAAGTTCTTGATCCGGAAAAGAGAAAAGACTGCTTCTGCGAAGTGGTTCAAGGGTATCACAAGCTCAATGCAATTGCAGAATCTATGCGCTGTTTACGCTGTGACAGGAGGTAA